A single window of Methanoculleus oceani DNA harbors:
- a CDS encoding nucleotide sugar dehydrogenase: MSSRLQSIIDRRGPIRKIGVVGMGYVGIPAAALFADAPGFESVRGFQRDSPSSGYKVAMLNRGESPLKGEEPGLEELLGKVVGAGKFRCTSDFSEIAECDAVTLAIQTPFKDPKDLIPDFSALIEGLGQVGRHLSEGTLVVLESTVTPGTTTGMAREILEEESGLVAGEEFCLAHAPERVMVGRLLRNIREHDRIVGGIDDVSTARAVELYRPVLTTGKIIPMTATAAEVTKTAENAFRDLQIAAANQLALHCEAMGVNVYDVRAGIDSLKGEGITRAILWPGAGVGGHCLTKDSWHLERGAQVLGHGDLWYPHGAESIFGIARKINEFMPRHMVHLTLEGLKRTDMSPKDAKVALLGWAFIQNSDDTRNTPAEPYLAAMEEAGAVVRVHDPFVNDYPGIEVSHDLEGTLAGADVVTIFTGHHHYLSLDPARVKELSGREHPVIVDGRNAVDPDAFIRAGFVYKGIGRGDRNSHPIQE, translated from the coding sequence ATGAGCAGCAGGTTACAGTCGATCATCGACAGAAGAGGCCCGATCAGGAAGATCGGTGTGGTCGGGATGGGCTACGTCGGCATCCCCGCCGCGGCGCTCTTTGCGGACGCACCCGGGTTCGAGTCCGTCAGGGGGTTCCAGCGGGATTCGCCGTCCTCCGGCTACAAGGTCGCGATGCTCAACCGGGGAGAGTCCCCGCTCAAGGGCGAGGAGCCCGGGCTTGAGGAGTTGCTCGGGAAGGTCGTCGGTGCGGGGAAGTTCCGGTGCACCTCGGATTTCTCCGAGATCGCGGAGTGCGACGCGGTGACCCTCGCCATCCAGACACCGTTTAAAGATCCGAAGGACCTGATCCCCGACTTCTCGGCCCTGATCGAGGGGCTGGGGCAGGTGGGAAGGCACCTCTCGGAGGGCACGCTCGTGGTGCTCGAGTCGACGGTCACTCCCGGCACGACCACCGGAATGGCCCGGGAGATCCTTGAGGAAGAGTCGGGGCTCGTCGCCGGCGAGGAGTTCTGCCTCGCCCATGCCCCCGAGCGGGTGATGGTCGGGCGGCTGCTTCGGAACATCCGGGAGCACGACCGGATCGTGGGCGGGATTGACGACGTCTCCACGGCGCGGGCGGTCGAACTCTACCGGCCGGTGCTCACGACCGGAAAGATCATCCCGATGACCGCGACCGCGGCCGAGGTGACGAAGACCGCCGAGAACGCCTTCCGCGACCTCCAGATCGCCGCCGCAAACCAGCTTGCCCTCCACTGCGAGGCGATGGGCGTCAACGTCTACGACGTCCGGGCGGGGATCGACTCCCTCAAGGGCGAGGGGATCACCCGGGCAATCCTCTGGCCGGGCGCCGGTGTCGGCGGCCACTGCCTCACGAAGGACTCCTGGCACCTCGAGCGCGGCGCACAGGTTCTCGGGCATGGCGACCTCTGGTACCCGCACGGGGCCGAGTCGATCTTCGGCATCGCACGAAAGATCAACGAGTTCATGCCCCGGCACATGGTCCACCTGACCCTCGAGGGGCTGAAACGGACGGATATGTCCCCAAAGGACGCGAAGGTCGCGCTCCTCGGGTGGGCGTTCATCCAGAACTCGGACGACACCAGGAACACGCCGGCTGAGCCCTACCTCGCGGCGATGGAGGAGGCGGGCGCCGTGGTCAGGGTCCATGACCCGTTCGTGAACGACTACCCGGGGATAGAGGTCTCGCACGACCTCGAGGGGACCCTCGCGGGAGCAGACGTCGTCACCATTTTCACCGGCCACCACCATTACCTCTCCCTCGACCCCGCCCGGGTAAAGGAACTCTCGGGCCGGGAGCACCCGGTGATCGTCGACGGCAGGAACGCCGTCGACCCGGACGCGTTCATCCGGGCGGGCTTCGTTTACAAAGGCATCGGCCGGGGCGACAGAAACAGCCATCCGATCCAGGAATAA
- a CDS encoding DUF5814 domain-containing protein, with protein sequence MIANKARFRAARKLERAAGFRLPEHVFSGAFLESLGKAINFENLDRRMHEQLLAFFRDFMDCKCKNAPFCGCPERKFTLTIIEFREMGLDHRQISTHLLDEYGIDLYPADILSFLEDSVHMLEAIRDVAELQARERLGENAIEHIKKIEH encoded by the coding sequence GTGATTGCGAATAAAGCCCGGTTCCGGGCGGCACGGAAGCTGGAGCGGGCTGCAGGGTTCCGGCTCCCGGAACACGTCTTCTCGGGCGCGTTCCTCGAGTCGCTCGGGAAGGCGATCAACTTCGAGAACCTCGACCGCCGGATGCACGAGCAGCTCCTGGCTTTTTTCCGCGACTTCATGGACTGCAAGTGCAAGAACGCACCCTTCTGCGGGTGCCCGGAAAGGAAGTTCACCCTCACCATCATCGAGTTCCGGGAGATGGGGCTCGATCACCGCCAGATCAGCACCCACCTCCTCGACGAATACGGAATCGATCTCTACCCCGCCGATATCCTGAGTTTCCTCGAAGACTCAGTCCACATGCTCGAGGCGATACGGGACGTCGCCGAACTGCAGGCGCGGGAGAGACTGGGGGAGAACGCCATCGAGCACATCAAGAAGATCGAGCACTAG
- a CDS encoding glycosyltransferase family 4 protein: protein MLTTTHLPHDGRIFEKEAKSLAKEHDVTIIAPSENGSIDENGGVQIVTVRKPSSNLLHPLTLWRTFRACLTQECDVIHCHEPDALLIGLLTKFFKGKRVVYDIHEHWPSEIPFDLGLPNATVLTRVLEPMLSWGEVLLARFADAMIAVSESVAERFGRNGTLPVIVSNYSVAGSVPPAPRAKNNFNVVYMAGNMQLFHGIRECIQAISKVAATIPDVSLTLVGNVREDIGAIAAKTDPRPAITLTGYLPYREMYETLREGSIGLLVFQPDYYNAYIGLPNKLFDYMLCGLPVVASDFPEIRKVVGETGCGVLVDPTNPDAIAEAIVYLLEHPDEARRMGENGLRAVLERYNWGEMEKRLLGVYRQVEEAGRGDRSRGRRAR from the coding sequence ATGCTCACCACGACCCACCTGCCCCACGACGGGCGGATATTCGAGAAAGAAGCGAAGAGCCTGGCAAAGGAGCATGACGTCACGATCATCGCTCCTTCGGAGAATGGGAGCATCGATGAGAACGGAGGCGTGCAAATTGTCACCGTCCGGAAACCCTCTTCAAACCTCCTCCACCCCCTGACCCTCTGGCGGACGTTTCGGGCGTGCCTGACCCAGGAGTGCGACGTCATCCACTGCCATGAGCCTGATGCTCTCCTCATCGGACTCCTTACGAAGTTCTTCAAAGGGAAACGGGTTGTTTATGATATCCACGAGCACTGGCCGAGCGAGATACCGTTCGATCTCGGCCTCCCGAACGCGACGGTCCTCACAAGGGTCCTTGAGCCCATGCTTTCCTGGGGAGAGGTCCTGCTTGCAAGATTCGCCGATGCAATGATTGCCGTCAGCGAGAGCGTTGCGGAGCGGTTCGGTCGGAATGGGACACTTCCTGTGATCGTATCCAACTATTCGGTCGCCGGCTCGGTGCCGCCGGCGCCGCGGGCGAAGAACAACTTCAACGTGGTCTACATGGCCGGGAACATGCAGTTGTTCCACGGCATTCGTGAATGCATCCAGGCGATCTCTAAGGTGGCGGCAACGATTCCCGATGTCTCCCTGACGCTCGTCGGGAACGTCCGCGAGGATATTGGTGCGATCGCGGCGAAAACGGACCCGAGACCGGCGATCACGTTGACTGGCTACCTTCCTTACCGGGAGATGTACGAGACCCTGCGCGAAGGCAGCATCGGCCTCCTCGTCTTCCAGCCCGACTACTACAACGCATACATCGGCCTCCCGAACAAGCTCTTCGACTACATGCTCTGCGGTCTTCCTGTCGTTGCAAGTGACTTTCCGGAGATCCGGAAGGTGGTCGGCGAGACCGGGTGCGGGGTGCTGGTCGACCCGACAAACCCGGATGCGATCGCGGAGGCGATCGTCTACCTGCTGGAGCACCCGGACGAGGCGCGGAGGATGGGGGAGAATGGACTGAGGGCGGTTCTTGAACGGTATAACTGGGGGGAGATGGAAAAGAGGCTGCTCGGTGTATACAGGCAGGTTGAGGAGGCGGGAAGGGGCGATCGGAGCCGTGGCCGCAGAGCGCGATAA
- a CDS encoding DUF2150 family protein, translating into MAKKASAKQAEPMKLFYIFYNQERWDNWIKTLEDANFEPAEGEEVSEGEQMLYSFTEDITLSVLKIIRLYQNGRFTKEEAIEKLDDVELIVMTGLPDGDLEDIVGSLQLSLLVLFTACRKYLEGEFDKDIKALVKKGRGIDEENLEEALEVAANIGAAVVDGATCCAKYIKDDAENPGLFDEWLIEIETMSNAMKSLAKFDEEPGEAS; encoded by the coding sequence ATGGCGAAGAAAGCGAGTGCCAAACAGGCAGAACCCATGAAACTCTTCTATATTTTTTACAATCAGGAGCGCTGGGACAACTGGATCAAGACACTGGAGGATGCGAACTTCGAGCCCGCCGAAGGCGAAGAGGTCTCCGAAGGCGAACAGATGCTCTACAGTTTCACCGAGGATATCACCCTCTCCGTCTTGAAGATCATTCGCCTCTACCAGAACGGCCGGTTCACGAAAGAAGAGGCCATAGAAAAACTCGACGACGTGGAACTGATCGTCATGACCGGGCTTCCCGATGGAGACCTCGAGGATATCGTCGGGTCGCTCCAGCTCTCCCTGCTGGTGCTCTTTACCGCCTGCCGGAAGTATCTCGAAGGCGAATTCGATAAGGACATCAAGGCGCTCGTGAAGAAGGGCCGGGGTATCGACGAGGAGAATCTCGAGGAGGCGCTCGAGGTTGCGGCAAACATCGGGGCCGCCGTGGTCGACGGCGCCACCTGCTGCGCGAAGTACATCAAGGACGACGCGGAGAACCCCGGTCTCTTCGATGAGTGGCTCATCGAGATCGAGACCATGAGCAACGCCATGAAGTCGCTCGCGAAGTTCGACGAGGAGCCCGGCGAGGCCTCGTGA
- a CDS encoding GNAT family N-acetyltransferase, producing the protein MKKEVRELEHEEFPLAEKVWTHYRGQKADPAQERIFGVFIDGVLAATARCTRHSGGLEMDCVFTLDEYRGGGYAKEAVQKLLEECGSETIYIHSTLPLIEFYGKLGFEPIPEARLPTSIRERFLFCFGEMAGCNVAPMMRNPRA; encoded by the coding sequence ATGAAGAAAGAAGTCCGCGAACTGGAGCATGAAGAGTTTCCGCTTGCAGAGAAGGTCTGGACGCACTACCGCGGTCAGAAGGCAGACCCGGCGCAGGAGAGGATCTTCGGCGTCTTTATCGACGGCGTCCTTGCCGCGACGGCCCGCTGTACCCGTCATTCGGGCGGCCTCGAGATGGACTGTGTCTTCACTCTGGACGAGTATCGTGGCGGCGGGTATGCAAAGGAGGCCGTGCAGAAGCTCCTTGAGGAATGCGGCTCCGAGACGATCTACATCCACTCAACCCTCCCCCTGATCGAGTTCTACGGGAAACTCGGGTTCGAACCCATCCCCGAGGCGAGACTGCCGACAAGTATCCGGGAGCGGTTCCTCTTCTGCTTCGGGGAGATGGCGGGGTGCAACGTCGCCCCCATGATGCGAAATCCCCGGGCTTGA
- a CDS encoding flippase has product MRIDPIQRQSVISLGSTLGLTAVGFLSTMFFAHTVGPSILGAYFLFVAYFSVFNLIGDGGFGGAAVKRISEGEDQNAFFTAFIFLRVMLVAVSVGFLFIAQPYLTDLTSSGVFPWLVLALVVSVFTTITSNAVYGTGKVGVNQISSLLNNVIRVAVQVVAVVLGYSVAGLAGGFVAGLLAGGLFAFRFLDLSLASFGRSHISSLFAFSFWTFLGAGGYLVFSYADTILIGHFLTDADVGIYRVALQLTSVATFITVALRTTLYPKVSYLGKKNALSSVENALARAFTYSLLLAVPVLAGGWLLGERLLYFFYGASFSAGASALTLLLIVQVAHVFMFLQTMCLNALDRPKDSFRVTAIAVAVNIGLDVLLIPAYGIVGASAATLVTMVLNAALARRALSRSIRVRIEPRAVGNIVLAALVMDVVVMAYSYLIPLSNVVVVLGAVALGGLVYLLVLLKIDRGIHDELKELTQKLGIPWPGVL; this is encoded by the coding sequence ATGCGCATTGACCCCATCCAGCGCCAGAGTGTCATCAGCCTCGGCTCGACACTGGGTCTCACCGCGGTCGGGTTCCTCTCCACGATGTTCTTCGCCCATACCGTCGGTCCGTCGATACTGGGTGCATACTTTCTCTTTGTCGCTTATTTCAGCGTTTTCAACCTGATCGGGGACGGGGGGTTCGGGGGCGCTGCCGTAAAGCGGATCAGCGAGGGCGAGGACCAGAACGCATTCTTCACCGCATTTATCTTCCTCCGGGTGATGCTGGTGGCCGTCTCGGTGGGCTTTCTCTTTATTGCACAGCCGTACCTCACCGACCTCACCTCATCGGGAGTCTTCCCCTGGCTGGTCTTAGCACTGGTCGTCAGCGTCTTCACGACCATCACCTCAAATGCGGTCTACGGCACAGGGAAGGTCGGCGTCAACCAGATCAGCAGCTTGCTCAACAACGTTATCAGGGTAGCCGTCCAGGTTGTCGCGGTCGTCCTCGGCTACAGTGTTGCAGGCCTTGCCGGCGGGTTCGTCGCCGGACTCCTTGCAGGAGGGCTTTTCGCCTTCCGTTTCCTGGATCTCTCGCTCGCGTCGTTTGGCCGCTCCCACATCTCCAGCCTCTTTGCCTTTTCGTTCTGGACGTTCCTCGGTGCAGGCGGCTACCTCGTCTTCTCGTACGCCGACACCATCCTGATCGGTCACTTCCTGACCGATGCCGATGTCGGCATCTACCGCGTGGCGCTCCAGCTCACCTCAGTTGCGACGTTCATCACCGTAGCACTCCGCACCACCCTCTACCCGAAGGTCAGTTATCTGGGGAAGAAGAACGCCCTCTCTTCGGTGGAGAACGCGCTCGCCCGTGCCTTCACCTACTCGCTCCTGCTCGCCGTCCCTGTCCTCGCCGGGGGCTGGCTCCTCGGTGAACGGCTCCTCTACTTCTTTTACGGGGCGTCGTTCTCAGCGGGGGCATCGGCTCTCACGCTGCTCCTGATCGTCCAGGTGGCCCACGTCTTTATGTTCCTCCAGACGATGTGCTTAAACGCCCTCGACCGGCCGAAGGACTCGTTCCGGGTAACGGCAATCGCAGTTGCCGTCAACATCGGCCTGGACGTCCTTCTCATCCCGGCATACGGCATCGTCGGGGCGTCGGCGGCCACGCTCGTCACCATGGTGCTGAACGCGGCGCTCGCCCGTCGCGCCCTCTCCCGGAGCATCCGTGTCCGGATAGAGCCCCGGGCCGTGGGCAACATCGTCCTTGCCGCGCTCGTGATGGATGTTGTCGTCATGGCCTACTCGTACCTCATCCCGCTCTCGAACGTCGTTGTCGTCCTCGGGGCGGTCGCGCTCGGCGGGCTGGTCTATCTCCTGGTCCTCCTCAAGATCGACCGGGGCATCCACGACGAATTGAAGGAATTAACCCAAAAACTCGGCATCCCCTGGCCCGGGGTGCTCTGA
- the wecB gene encoding non-hydrolyzing UDP-N-acetylglucosamine 2-epimerase encodes MKIASIIGARPQFIKCAPVSRELRKEHEEILVHTGQHYDHGMSEVFFEELAIPKPDYNLGIGSGSHGHQTGAMLGAIEDVLEKEKPDVVLVYGDTNSTLAGALAAAKLHVPVAHVEAGLRSFDRRMPEEVNRVLTDHASDLLFCPTETAVRNLAAEGISEGVFLVGDVMCDAMNYNRAVAEERSRILEEVGVRPGEYFVVTVHRPSNTDSRENMCAILSALGEAERPVVFPVHPRTRKHLSEHGLLAEMPENVRVVEPLGYLDMLHLMAHTEKILTDSGGVQKEAYMLGVPCITLRENTEWVETVEAGWNVLVGAERGRIADAIRHFSPGSRQNEIFGNGNASILIGKILARFKSARSG; translated from the coding sequence ATGAAAATCGCATCGATTATCGGCGCCCGACCCCAGTTCATCAAGTGCGCTCCCGTCTCCCGGGAGCTCAGGAAAGAGCACGAGGAGATCCTCGTCCACACCGGACAGCACTACGATCACGGCATGTCGGAGGTCTTCTTCGAGGAACTCGCGATCCCGAAGCCCGACTACAACCTCGGCATCGGCTCCGGGAGCCACGGTCACCAGACCGGGGCGATGCTCGGGGCGATCGAGGATGTTCTTGAAAAGGAGAAGCCCGACGTCGTTCTGGTCTACGGCGACACGAACTCGACCCTCGCAGGCGCGCTTGCGGCGGCGAAACTCCATGTGCCGGTGGCGCACGTTGAGGCGGGGCTCCGGAGCTTCGACCGGCGGATGCCCGAGGAGGTGAACCGGGTGCTTACCGATCACGCATCGGACCTCCTCTTCTGCCCGACGGAGACGGCTGTCAGGAACCTCGCGGCCGAGGGAATCTCGGAGGGCGTCTTCCTCGTCGGGGACGTGATGTGCGACGCGATGAACTACAACCGCGCGGTCGCTGAAGAACGCTCCCGGATCCTTGAGGAGGTCGGGGTCAGGCCGGGGGAGTACTTCGTCGTCACCGTCCACCGGCCGTCGAACACCGACAGTCGGGAGAATATGTGTGCCATCCTCAGTGCTCTCGGGGAGGCCGAAAGACCGGTTGTCTTCCCGGTCCACCCCCGGACGCGGAAGCACCTCAGCGAACACGGCCTCCTTGCGGAGATGCCGGAGAACGTCCGGGTCGTCGAGCCGCTCGGCTATCTCGACATGCTCCACCTGATGGCGCACACAGAAAAGATCCTCACCGACTCCGGCGGCGTCCAGAAGGAGGCCTACATGCTCGGCGTGCCCTGCATCACCCTCCGGGAGAACACTGAGTGGGTCGAAACGGTCGAGGCCGGGTGGAATGTGCTCGTGGGGGCGGAGCGGGGGAGGATTGCAGATGCTATTCGACATTTTTCACCCGGATCGAGGCAGAACGAAATATTTGGGAACGGAAACGCCAGTATCCTGATCGGGAAGATCCTCGCCCGGTTCAAGTCTGCCCGATCGGGATAA
- the larE gene encoding ATP-dependent sacrificial sulfur transferase LarE, which translates to MARVCGLDTLLKSYEPIAVALSGGTDSSVLLAFARLHGIRAIGISVDTGLTPPGELAAAQKLSERLGVPHVVIPLDMLEIPAVRENRPDRCYVCKRAMMEAVAREAEQRGCRTVVDGTHADDRAETRPGMRALRELGIRSPFAECGMGKEDIEALAGELGVPVRPPSACLATRIPTGEPVTRECLALVAAAEAFLAQEIPGTIRVRCTGGHRASIEADPAHRRRLEELLGAVKELGFEDVAIAPGGYREGGADSWKR; encoded by the coding sequence ATGGCGAGAGTTTGCGGGCTTGATACACTCCTGAAATCCTACGAACCCATTGCGGTCGCGCTCTCCGGGGGAACGGACAGTTCGGTCCTGCTGGCCTTCGCACGGCTTCACGGGATCCGGGCGATCGGTATCAGCGTCGATACCGGCCTTACTCCCCCGGGGGAACTCGCGGCGGCACAGAAACTCTCGGAGCGCCTGGGCGTCCCGCACGTCGTGATACCGCTCGATATGCTCGAGATCCCCGCAGTCCGGGAGAACCGGCCGGACCGGTGCTACGTCTGCAAGCGGGCGATGATGGAGGCGGTCGCCCGGGAGGCAGAGCAGCGGGGGTGCCGGACGGTGGTCGACGGGACCCACGCCGACGACCGGGCGGAGACCCGTCCGGGAATGCGGGCGCTCCGGGAGCTCGGGATCAGGAGCCCGTTCGCCGAGTGCGGCATGGGGAAGGAGGATATCGAGGCTCTCGCGGGGGAACTGGGAGTACCCGTTCGCCCGCCGTCCGCATGCCTCGCGACCCGCATCCCTACCGGCGAGCCGGTCACCCGGGAGTGTCTCGCGCTCGTTGCGGCCGCCGAAGCCTTCCTCGCACAGGAGATCCCGGGAACGATACGGGTCCGGTGCACTGGCGGCCACCGGGCCTCCATCGAGGCCGACCCGGCACACCGCCGGAGGCTGGAGGAGCTGCTCGGTGCGGTGAAGGAACTCGGCTTTGAGGATGTTGCGATTGCCCCGGGAGGCTACCGGGAGGGAGGTGCGGATTCATGGAAGCGGTGA
- a CDS encoding Gfo/Idh/MocA family protein, with protein MYIITLAQESAYTIGGEILDVGVIGVGMMGRNHARVYSELKAVGSLHLFDLNRKAAAELAGAFGATASPTVESLLERVDAVSVCVPTPYHFGVAETVLDAGVPLLIEKPICATAEETRRLIGKIPGGLVVGVGHIERFNPIVPEIKKIIRDPLYIEMKRHNPASSRVSGSSVVEDLMIHDVDIMRNVLLPDGAYRLSGSGNPDVCSALFSFGGTPVYLSASRKSSKKIRMIYIEEEEFTVEGDFMAQEIYIHRKPGQYAVEDERYVQENIIEKVLVNKQEPLKLELSTFLDCAARGREFPVSPAQALLNMEICEDVARCFAA; from the coding sequence ATGTATATTATTACTCTCGCGCAGGAGAGCGCGTATACTATCGGCGGTGAGATCTTGGATGTAGGGGTAATCGGTGTCGGAATGATGGGCAGGAACCATGCCCGCGTATACTCGGAATTGAAGGCGGTGGGCTCGCTCCACCTGTTCGACCTCAACAGGAAGGCAGCCGCCGAACTTGCCGGAGCCTTCGGGGCAACGGCCTCCCCGACCGTTGAGAGCCTGCTCGAACGCGTGGATGCGGTGAGCGTCTGTGTCCCGACGCCCTATCACTTCGGGGTTGCGGAGACGGTGCTCGACGCCGGGGTGCCGCTGCTCATCGAGAAGCCCATCTGCGCGACGGCGGAAGAGACGAGAAGGCTCATCGGGAAGATCCCCGGCGGCCTCGTTGTCGGTGTCGGGCACATCGAGCGGTTCAACCCGATCGTCCCCGAGATCAAAAAGATCATCCGGGACCCCCTTTACATCGAGATGAAACGGCATAATCCGGCCTCTTCGCGGGTGAGCGGCTCCTCGGTCGTCGAGGACCTGATGATCCACGATGTGGACATCATGCGAAACGTCCTTCTCCCGGACGGGGCCTACCGACTCTCGGGCAGCGGGAACCCCGATGTCTGCAGCGCTCTCTTCTCCTTTGGGGGAACGCCGGTCTACCTCTCCGCAAGCAGGAAGTCCTCGAAGAAGATCCGGATGATCTATATCGAGGAGGAGGAGTTCACCGTCGAGGGGGACTTCATGGCTCAGGAGATCTACATTCACCGCAAACCCGGGCAGTATGCGGTCGAGGACGAGCGCTACGTGCAGGAGAACATCATCGAGAAGGTGCTCGTGAACAAGCAGGAGCCGCTGAAACTCGAACTCTCGACATTCCTCGACTGCGCCGCCCGGGGACGGGAGTTCCCGGTCAGTCCTGCACAGGCGCTGCTGAATATGGAGATCTGCGAGGATGTCGCGCGATGTTTTGCGGCGTAG
- a CDS encoding NAD(P)H-dependent glycerol-3-phosphate dehydrogenase: protein MISKVGVIGAGSMGTAVAQSISRRAGEVFIFGRKKEIVDSINTDNRNANYFPGLRLNPNIRARLMGDRLDVAGCAAVVIAVPSSEVRSVVKAAGDDLSDQILVTVSKGLEYPSLKTMSEIIRDETGNPDMACFSGPTFADEIAYGHIAGATIGAGDDPSLRATMSDLFGEFILDFSDDLRAVELCGVLKNVYAIGTGMWDSVYSNHNEHYTFLNMCYKEMCTFLKAISHDKDIFTKFCCFGDFNLTANVDKSRNRTLGLMVGKKIVKTPYLESGVTFEGSRSVKGIIELADTHDIDLPIARFVYDVLSGNNNVRASVDTLVRKAP from the coding sequence ATGATATCGAAAGTCGGGGTCATCGGTGCCGGAAGCATGGGCACCGCCGTCGCACAGAGCATCTCCAGGAGGGCCGGAGAAGTGTTCATATTTGGCAGGAAAAAGGAGATTGTCGATTCGATTAACACCGACAACCGTAATGCGAACTATTTCCCGGGCCTGCGCTTGAACCCCAATATCCGTGCGAGACTGATGGGCGATAGATTGGATGTCGCGGGCTGTGCGGCCGTAGTCATCGCCGTGCCCTCCAGCGAAGTTCGCTCTGTCGTTAAAGCCGCCGGTGACGATCTTTCAGATCAGATTCTTGTTACCGTCTCCAAAGGACTGGAGTATCCATCGCTCAAAACGATGAGCGAAATTATTCGCGACGAAACGGGCAACCCGGATATGGCCTGTTTCTCAGGACCGACCTTCGCAGATGAGATAGCCTACGGCCATATCGCCGGTGCTACGATAGGTGCCGGCGACGACCCGTCACTGAGAGCAACGATGTCGGATCTCTTCGGTGAATTCATCCTGGATTTTTCGGATGACCTCAGAGCGGTCGAGTTGTGCGGCGTGCTGAAGAACGTATACGCCATCGGAACAGGGATGTGGGATTCGGTTTACAGCAACCATAACGAGCACTACACCTTTTTGAACATGTGCTACAAGGAGATGTGCACCTTTTTAAAGGCGATTTCTCATGATAAGGATATATTCACGAAATTCTGCTGTTTTGGAGATTTCAACCTGACTGCCAACGTGGACAAAAGCCGCAACCGGACACTGGGGCTGATGGTCGGCAAGAAGATCGTAAAAACACCCTATTTAGAGTCCGGTGTGACGTTTGAGGGGTCCAGATCGGTCAAAGGGATAATTGAACTGGCAGACACCCATGATATCGATCTGCCCATCGCACGATTCGTCTACGATGTCCTGAGCGGGAACAATAACGTACGGGCGTCGGTCGATACGCTCGTCAGGAAGGCGCCCTGA
- a CDS encoding glycosyltransferase family 4 protein produces the protein MKEQKKIFLISPSPSTFTQRDLEALRREYPVREAVISNYQGKIGLTRSLLIALEIFRGVLWADLTYSWFAHNHSYLAVMLANLLGKRTIVVIGGYEVAREPEIGYGALLDQKLAKRVNYIVQNADHILAVSEFNRREILELSDRRHVAVVYNGIDCAQFSPGEEKRDLVITVCQINRSNITLKGLDTFLETAGRLPDLRFAIIGRDLDGSIESLRRDAPPNVEVIPSPSQAELLQWYRRAKVYCQLSYRESFGVALAEAMSCECVPVVTDRGALPEVVGDTGFVVPYGDVEATAAAIVKALQSDRGRAARARIEREFSLEGRMQKIRSIIEERSV, from the coding sequence GTGAAGGAGCAAAAGAAAATATTCCTGATATCCCCTTCTCCATCCACGTTCACACAACGCGATCTGGAGGCACTCAGGCGGGAATACCCGGTCCGGGAAGCCGTTATCAGCAACTACCAGGGGAAAATCGGCCTGACGCGTTCACTCCTGATAGCGCTTGAGATATTCCGGGGAGTCCTCTGGGCCGATCTCACCTACTCCTGGTTCGCCCACAATCATTCGTATCTCGCCGTGATGCTGGCAAACCTCCTTGGGAAGAGAACCATCGTCGTCATCGGCGGGTACGAGGTCGCGAGGGAGCCGGAGATCGGCTACGGCGCCCTGCTGGACCAGAAACTTGCAAAGAGGGTGAACTACATCGTCCAGAACGCCGATCACATCCTCGCGGTATCGGAGTTCAACAGGCGGGAGATACTGGAACTGAGTGATCGCCGCCACGTTGCGGTCGTCTATAACGGGATCGACTGCGCGCAGTTTTCCCCGGGAGAGGAGAAACGCGACCTCGTCATCACTGTATGCCAGATCAACCGGAGCAACATCACGCTCAAGGGCCTTGATACGTTCCTTGAGACTGCAGGACGCCTCCCGGACCTCCGGTTCGCCATCATCGGCCGTGATCTCGACGGGAGCATCGAGAGCCTGAGACGGGATGCCCCGCCGAACGTCGAGGTTATCCCGTCCCCTTCTCAGGCCGAACTCCTGCAGTGGTACCGCCGGGCAAAGGTCTACTGCCAGCTCTCCTATCGGGAATCGTTCGGCGTGGCGCTTGCCGAAGCGATGTCCTGCGAGTGCGTCCCCGTGGTGACGGACAGGGGGGCCCTCCCGGAGGTGGTGGGTGACACAGGATTCGTGGTGCCGTACGGGGATGTGGAAGCGACGGCGGCGGCGATAGTAAAGGCGCTGCAGTCCGATAGGGGTAGGGCGGCAAGAGCCAGGATTGAGAGGGAGTTCTCCCTTGAGGGGAGGATGCAAAAAATCCGGAGCATTATCGAGGAAAGATCCGTATAA